The following proteins are co-located in the Moraxella nasovis genome:
- the carA gene encoding glutamine-hydrolyzing carbamoyl-phosphate synthase small subunit, whose amino-acid sequence MTTKAILALADGTIFRGVAIGASGQASGEVVFNTAMTGYQEILTDPSYAGQMVTLTYPHIGNTGCNREDGESGRIHKVWANGLIIRDLPLTHSSFRAEQSLSNYLKAHNIVAIGEIDTRKLTNLLRTTGAQNGCILTADENGHLDEAKAIELAKSAPNMAGQDLAKVCCDSQGYTWSEGSWLLNHDGKNGKLSQTGGRFKQLGTDIQKRFHIVAYDFGVKTNILRMLVDRGCKVTVVPAQTPVSDVLKHNPDGIFLSNGPGDPSACDYAIDAIKTILNDTKIPVFGICLGHQLLALASGARTIKMKFGHHGANHPVQNIIDGTVMITSQNHGFCVDESSLPDNVRVTHRSLFDGSNQGIELTDHPAFSFQGHPEASPGPHDCGVLFDRFVGEMEQAKA is encoded by the coding sequence ATGACAACAAAAGCAATATTAGCATTGGCAGATGGTACGATTTTTCGTGGCGTAGCGATTGGGGCGAGCGGTCAAGCAAGTGGCGAAGTGGTATTTAATACCGCCATGACAGGTTATCAAGAGATATTGACCGACCCAAGTTATGCAGGTCAAATGGTTACACTGACTTATCCGCACATCGGCAATACTGGCTGTAATCGTGAAGATGGTGAGTCTGGACGCATTCATAAAGTATGGGCAAATGGTCTAATCATTCGTGATTTGCCATTGACTCACAGTAGTTTTCGTGCTGAGCAATCTTTAAGTAATTATCTAAAAGCCCATAATATCGTGGCGATTGGTGAGATTGACACTCGCAAGCTGACTAATCTACTACGCACAACAGGTGCTCAAAATGGCTGTATCCTAACCGCTGACGAAAATGGTCATCTTGATGAAGCAAAAGCCATCGAGCTTGCGAAATCCGCCCCAAATATGGCAGGTCAAGATTTAGCGAAAGTCTGCTGTGATTCACAAGGCTATACTTGGAGTGAAGGCTCTTGGCTGCTAAATCACGATGGTAAAAATGGTAAGTTAAGCCAGACAGGCGGACGCTTTAAGCAGCTTGGCACAGATATCCAAAAACGCTTTCACATCGTGGCATATGACTTTGGTGTGAAGACCAATATTTTAAGAATGCTTGTGGATAGAGGCTGTAAGGTGACTGTCGTTCCTGCTCAGACGCCAGTATCTGACGTGTTAAAGCACAATCCAGATGGTATTTTCTTATCCAACGGTCCTGGTGACCCATCAGCGTGTGATTATGCCATCGACGCCATCAAGACTATCTTAAATGACACCAAAATTCCTGTATTTGGGATTTGTCTGGGGCATCAGCTGCTTGCTTTAGCAAGTGGTGCTAGAACCATTAAGATGAAGTTTGGTCATCATGGTGCTAACCACCCTGTACAAAATATCATCGATGGCACGGTGATGATTACGTCACAAAACCACGGGTTTTGCGTTGATGAAAGTAGCCTGCCTGATAATGTGCGTGTAACACATCGCTCATTGTTTGATGGCTCAAACCAAGGTATTGAGCTGACCGACCACCCAGCATTTAGCTTTCAAGGACACCCAGAGGCAAGCCCCGGTCCGCATGATTGTGGGGTGTTGTTTGATCGGTTTGTGGGGGAGATGGAACAAGCGAAGGCTTAA
- a CDS encoding restriction endonuclease, with the protein MIINNHNQSRVWVLCLMMDNQVRTRQDIYQGVIDLAKISDDEIGDQISSGQSRLLNSLGWAISSFVKAGVLNRISRSIYQVTPLGLKMAKQWKGKAEITEKDFIGLNDWDNYQKNLLERKKSQSYKHVKYSENLDGQELDFKIQAKNAIKEIETEIAVELLNKLQQSTPLFFEKAVLKLLLAMGYGGKENLFEHTGKSHDGGIDGVIKQDPLGIQNIYIQAKRYASNNTVGSKELQSFLGALQGNGVERGVFITTSSFTKSAKEYAQKLLGKIVLIDGQELVTLMIKYKVGIQIKEVLEICEIDDDFFE; encoded by the coding sequence ATGATAATAAATAATCATAATCAATCACGAGTCTGGGTGCTTTGTTTAATGATGGACAACCAAGTTCGCACACGCCAAGACATCTATCAAGGCGTGATTGATTTGGCAAAGATTAGTGATGATGAGATCGGCGATCAGATCTCATCAGGGCAAAGCCGTTTATTAAATTCTTTAGGTTGGGCAATTTCTAGTTTTGTTAAGGCGGGGGTTTTAAATCGCATTAGCCGGTCTATATATCAAGTTACGCCTTTGGGTTTAAAAATGGCGAAACAGTGGAAAGGCAAAGCTGAGATTACCGAAAAAGATTTTATCGGATTAAATGATTGGGATAATTATCAAAAAAATCTTTTAGAACGTAAAAAATCACAATCTTATAAGCATGTGAAATACTCTGAAAATCTTGACGGTCAAGAATTGGATTTTAAAATCCAAGCCAAAAATGCCATTAAAGAAATTGAAACAGAAATTGCTGTTGAATTACTAAATAAATTGCAACAAAGTACGCCTTTATTTTTTGAAAAGGCAGTCTTAAAGCTGTTACTTGCGATGGGATATGGTGGTAAAGAAAATTTATTTGAGCATACGGGTAAATCGCATGATGGCGGTATTGATGGTGTGATTAAGCAAGACCCGCTAGGCATTCAAAATATCTATATTCAAGCCAAAAGATATGCCAGTAACAATACGGTCGGTTCAAAAGAGTTGCAATCTTTTTTAGGTGCTTTGCAGGGCAATGGGGTGGAAAGAGGCGTTTTTATTACCACGTCATCTTTTACCAAATCTGCCAAAGAATATGCACAAAAATTATTAGGTAAAATTGTCTTAATTGATGGTCAAGAACTGGTTACCTTAATGATTAAATACAAAGTTGGTATTCAAATAAAAGAAGTGCTTGAAATCTGTGAAATTGATGACGATTTCTTTGAGTAG
- a CDS encoding Fic family protein, giving the protein MSATKVELSDKFNLTLDQNRFLARKNIVEVIHSISRLEKVNTTFPQTKTIIDGMSVGGISTHDIQVVLNLKNAWQFILKSDTPFDLDFACRVNAFVAYNESLAWGVLRTGNVGISGVGYVPSIPIKSDIENTLNKIHNLPLSKTVLIIKTMYYMMRQQIFWDGNKRTAIICANYQLILSGLGILNINENQLEIWNNLLSEFYETNDDDKIIAWTYEHCLYGIE; this is encoded by the coding sequence GTGAGTGCAACGAAAGTAGAGTTATCTGACAAATTTAATCTCACCCTAGACCAAAACCGCTTTTTGGCTCGCAAAAATATCGTAGAAGTCATTCACAGTATTTCACGGTTAGAAAAGGTAAATACAACATTTCCCCAAACCAAAACCATCATTGATGGCATGAGCGTGGGCGGAATTTCTACTCATGATATTCAAGTGGTGTTAAATCTTAAAAATGCGTGGCAGTTTATTTTAAAGTCAGACACGCCTTTTGATTTGGATTTTGCTTGCAGGGTTAATGCTTTTGTTGCCTATAATGAAAGTTTAGCTTGGGGTGTTTTGCGGACTGGCAATGTCGGTATTAGTGGTGTTGGCTATGTGCCGAGCATTCCGATAAAATCAGATATTGAAAACACCCTTAATAAAATCCACAATTTGCCTTTATCCAAAACCGTGCTTATCATCAAAACGATGTATTATATGATGAGACAGCAGATTTTTTGGGACGGCAATAAGCGCACGGCGATTATTTGTGCGAATTATCAGCTGATTTTATCAGGGCTTGGCATTCTAAATATCAATGAAAACCAGCTTGAAATTTGGAATAATCTATTGTCTGAGTTTTATGAAACGAATGATGATGACAAAATCATAGCTTGGACTTATGAACACTGTTTGTATGGAATTGAATAG
- a CDS encoding toll/interleukin-1 receptor domain-containing protein: protein MSNIFYCFECDYANRTKEKPFLKDILNNFTKDEIVGFNLYINNNPYNKQFHLGIFFDNDQVRDRFDIWLKQNHPDRIIKSNMKFLDLVFHANVCGICDENGIDLAITSHSNHMFIFPEKDFLENHHPQFAFVNRNQPRIFLSHSSLDKESVVEPMFRYLQSREIHVWLDKYEIDYGDNIYFKINEGIKNSEFAIFVITENFLNSKWANEELSSFVNLIFNDKCLVILNISDKSNIPPMIMARKFMEWNNGDCLLEIANVLKRKLNL, encoded by the coding sequence ATGAGTAATATATTTTATTGTTTTGAATGTGATTATGCAAACCGCACGAAAGAAAAACCATTCTTAAAAGATATATTGAATAATTTTACAAAAGATGAAATTGTGGGTTTTAACTTATATATTAACAATAACCCTTATAATAAACAATTTCATTTGGGTATATTTTTTGATAATGACCAAGTAAGAGATAGATTTGATATTTGGTTGAAACAAAATCATCCTGATAGAATAATTAAATCTAATATGAAATTTCTTGATTTAGTTTTTCATGCCAATGTTTGCGGTATTTGTGATGAAAATGGTATTGATTTGGCTATTACAAGCCATTCTAATCATATGTTTATTTTTCCAGAAAAAGATTTTCTAGAAAATCATCACCCACAATTCGCATTTGTAAACAGAAATCAACCAAGAATTTTTTTAAGTCATTCGTCTTTGGATAAAGAAAGTGTTGTTGAGCCAATGTTTAGATATTTGCAAAGTCGTGAAATTCACGTATGGCTTGATAAATATGAAATTGATTATGGTGATAATATTTATTTCAAAATCAATGAAGGTATTAAAAATTCAGAATTTGCAATATTTGTAATTACTGAAAATTTTTTAAATAGCAAATGGGCAAATGAAGAATTGTCTTCATTTGTAAACTTAATATTTAATGATAAATGTCTTGTAATTTTAAATATATCTGATAAATCAAATATTCCACCCATGATAATGGCTAGAAAATTCATGGAGTGGAATAATGGAGATTGCCTACTTGAAATTGCAAATGTTTTAAAAAGAAAACTTAACTTATAA
- the carB gene encoding carbamoyl-phosphate synthase large subunit, which produces MPKRTDINSILIIGAGPIVIGQACEFDYSGAQACKALREEGYRVILVNSNPATIMTDPSMADATYIEPITWQTVERIIAKERPDAILPTMGGQTALNCALDLDKHGVLAKYGCELIGATKDAIEKAEDRELFDKAMKKIGLECPKADIAETMEEALEIQARFGFPVIIRPSFTMGGSGGGIAYNRDEFIEICERGFDLSPTHQLLIDESLIGWKEYEMEVVRDKKDNCIIVCSIENFDPMGVHTGDSITVAPAQTLTDKEYQLMRNASIAVLREIGVETGGSNVQFGINPDNGRMVVIEMNPRVSRSSALASKATGFPIAKIAAKLAVGFTLDELKNDITGGKTPASFEPAIDYVVTKIPRFNFEKFPQAEDTLTTQMKSVGEVMAIGRNFQESMQKALRGLETGATGFDDVTELNDKPSDVIVSDIKNRLSIPTPERIFYIAEAFRRGLSVDDVFALTKIDPWFLVQIEDIVQTEHTIKSLGFGDLTVENIRLFKRKGMSDLRIANLMGISQKQFRKRRWALGVYPVYKRVDTCAAEFETSTAYMYSTYDEECEANPSDKDKIMVIGGGPNRIGQGIEFDYCCVHAALAMREDGYETIMVNCNPETVSTDYDTSDRLYFEPVTLEDVLEIVRTEQPKGVIVQYGGQTPLKLARSLEEAGVPIIGTSPDAIDRAEDRERFCQMIDKLGLNQPPNALATSTDDGIIKANGVGYPLVVRPSYVLGGRAMEIVYNEDELRHYLKTAVQASNEAPVLLDRFLDDAIEVDVDCVSDGHNVVIGGIMQHIEQAGVHSGDSACSLPPYSLSKEIQDQIRTQTIAMAKELHVVGLMNVQYAIKDNTVYILEVNPRASRTVPFVSKCIGVSLAKVAARCMAGKSLDEQGFTKEIIPSHYSVKEAVFPFAKFQGVDPILGPEMKSTGEVMGVGQTFGEAFYKAIVGSGDRLTGLPKDGETKTVFISVRDSDKRGVVDVARRLVEFGFKVVATGGTYTVINEAGIPCERVNKVNEGRPHIVDAIKNGEIHLIINTTEGKQALKDSFSIRRSALQHKVFNAATLNAAKAVCDAYEIELPFDVYKLQD; this is translated from the coding sequence ATGCCAAAACGTACCGACATCAACTCCATTCTTATCATCGGAGCAGGCCCTATTGTCATCGGACAAGCCTGCGAATTTGACTATTCAGGAGCCCAAGCTTGTAAAGCCTTGCGTGAAGAAGGCTACCGTGTGATTTTGGTGAACTCAAACCCTGCCACCATCATGACTGACCCATCTATGGCGGATGCAACCTACATTGAGCCGATCACTTGGCAAACGGTGGAGCGAATCATCGCCAAAGAACGCCCTGATGCGATTTTACCAACGATGGGTGGGCAGACGGCTCTTAATTGTGCTTTGGATTTAGACAAGCATGGCGTGCTTGCCAAGTATGGCTGTGAGTTAATCGGTGCGACCAAAGACGCCATCGAAAAAGCAGAAGATCGTGAGCTTTTTGATAAAGCCATGAAAAAAATTGGGCTAGAATGTCCTAAGGCTGACATTGCTGAGACGATGGAAGAAGCCTTAGAAATTCAAGCACGTTTTGGTTTTCCTGTGATTATTCGCCCAAGCTTTACGATGGGTGGATCAGGCGGTGGTATTGCTTATAATCGTGATGAATTTATCGAGATTTGTGAGCGTGGCTTTGACTTGTCCCCCACACATCAGCTACTCATTGATGAAAGTCTCATCGGTTGGAAAGAATATGAGATGGAGGTGGTGCGTGATAAAAAAGACAACTGCATCATCGTGTGTTCTATTGAGAACTTTGATCCGATGGGCGTGCATACAGGCGATAGCATTACCGTTGCCCCTGCTCAAACTTTGACGGATAAAGAATATCAGCTTATGCGTAATGCGTCTATTGCGGTGCTGCGTGAGATTGGCGTGGAGACAGGTGGCTCAAACGTACAATTTGGCATCAACCCTGATAATGGGCGTATGGTGGTGATTGAGATGAACCCACGAGTGAGTCGTTCATCGGCATTGGCATCAAAGGCGACAGGTTTTCCGATTGCCAAAATCGCCGCTAAATTAGCAGTGGGTTTCACACTAGATGAACTCAAAAACGACATTACAGGTGGCAAAACGCCAGCAAGCTTTGAGCCTGCCATTGATTATGTGGTTACTAAAATTCCACGTTTTAACTTTGAAAAATTCCCCCAAGCAGAAGATACGCTCACCACTCAGATGAAGTCTGTGGGTGAAGTGATGGCAATTGGACGTAATTTCCAAGAAAGTATGCAAAAAGCCTTGCGTGGTCTTGAGACAGGTGCGACAGGCTTTGACGATGTTACTGAGCTAAATGACAAGCCAAGTGATGTGATTGTAAGCGATATTAAAAACCGTCTAAGCATTCCTACACCTGAGCGAATTTTTTATATCGCTGAAGCGTTTCGCCGTGGTCTTAGCGTAGATGATGTGTTTGCTTTAACTAAAATCGATCCTTGGTTTTTGGTTCAGATTGAAGATATTGTTCAAACTGAACATACCATTAAATCGCTTGGCTTTGGTGATTTGACCGTAGAAAATATAAGACTTTTTAAACGTAAAGGCATGAGCGATTTACGTATTGCTAATTTGATGGGAATTAGCCAAAAGCAATTTCGCAAACGTCGCTGGGCATTAGGCGTGTATCCTGTGTATAAGCGTGTGGATACCTGTGCTGCTGAGTTTGAGACCAGCACCGCTTATATGTATTCCACCTATGATGAAGAATGCGAAGCAAATCCGTCTGATAAAGATAAAATCATGGTGATTGGTGGTGGTCCAAACCGTATCGGTCAAGGTATTGAGTTTGATTATTGCTGTGTACACGCTGCCCTTGCCATGCGTGAGGACGGATACGAGACCATCATGGTAAACTGCAACCCTGAGACCGTCTCAACCGATTATGATACGTCTGACCGCTTGTATTTTGAGCCTGTAACGCTTGAAGATGTGTTAGAAATTGTGCGTACAGAGCAGCCCAAAGGCGTGATTGTGCAATATGGCGGACAGACACCACTTAAACTTGCTCGTAGCCTAGAAGAGGCAGGTGTACCAATCATTGGTACAAGCCCTGATGCGATTGACCGTGCCGAAGACCGTGAGCGTTTTTGTCAGATGATTGATAAGCTAGGTCTAAATCAACCGCCAAATGCACTCGCTACCAGCACAGATGATGGTATCATTAAGGCAAATGGTGTAGGTTATCCGCTCGTGGTGCGTCCATCTTATGTGCTTGGCGGACGAGCGATGGAAATCGTCTATAATGAAGATGAGCTTCGCCATTATCTTAAGACTGCTGTACAAGCATCGAACGAAGCCCCAGTGTTGCTAGATCGTTTCCTTGATGATGCCATTGAGGTAGATGTGGACTGTGTGTCTGATGGGCATAATGTCGTGATTGGCGGTATCATGCAGCACATTGAACAAGCAGGCGTGCACTCTGGTGACTCAGCATGTTCTTTGCCACCGTATTCATTGAGTAAAGAAATCCAAGATCAAATCCGAACTCAAACCATCGCAATGGCAAAAGAATTGCACGTTGTGGGTCTTATGAATGTTCAGTATGCCATTAAAGATAATACGGTTTATATTTTAGAAGTAAACCCCCGTGCTTCTCGTACTGTGCCGTTTGTTTCTAAGTGCATCGGTGTTTCTTTGGCGAAAGTGGCAGCTCGCTGTATGGCAGGCAAAAGTCTTGATGAGCAAGGCTTTACCAAAGAGATTATCCCAAGCCATTATTCGGTTAAAGAAGCGGTATTCCCATTTGCTAAATTCCAAGGCGTAGACCCTATCTTGGGTCCTGAGATGAAATCCACAGGCGAGGTGATGGGTGTGGGGCAGACCTTTGGTGAGGCCTTTTATAAAGCCATTGTTGGTAGTGGTGATAGACTAACTGGCTTGCCAAAAGATGGAGAGACCAAAACCGTATTCATCTCGGTGCGTGATAGCGATAAGCGTGGGGTGGTGGATGTCGCAAGACGCTTAGTGGAGTTTGGATTTAAGGTTGTGGCAACAGGCGGGACGTACACGGTTATCAATGAAGCTGGCATTCCATGCGAGCGTGTCAATAAAGTAAACGAGGGTCGTCCACACATTGTAGATGCCATTAAAAATGGTGAAATCCATCTTATCATTAACACCACTGAAGGCAAGCAGGCTTTAAAAGACTCTTTCTCTATTCGCCGCTCTGCATTGCAACATAAGGTGTTTAATGCTGCTACATTGAACGCTGCTAAGGCAGTATGTGATGCTTATGAAATCGAGCTGCCCTTTGATGTGTATAAGCTACAAGATTAA
- the greA gene encoding transcription elongation factor GreA, producing the protein MQRYPMTPQGHADLEAELKQLKTVDRPRITTAIAEAREHGDLKENAEYHAAREQQGLCEARIRDIEAKLGGAQIINPKTLPQDGRVVFGVTVVLENLDTDEQCRYKIVGDDEADFKINKISVNSPIARGLIGKSEGDEAKIQTPSGLVEFEILEVIYE; encoded by the coding sequence ATGCAACGCTATCCAATGACACCACAAGGTCATGCCGATCTTGAGGCAGAACTTAAGCAACTAAAGACCGTCGATCGTCCAAGAATTACGACTGCTATTGCTGAGGCACGTGAGCATGGTGATCTTAAGGAAAATGCTGAATACCATGCTGCACGTGAACAACAAGGACTGTGTGAGGCACGCATCCGTGATATCGAGGCAAAACTTGGCGGTGCCCAAATCATCAACCCTAAGACACTTCCCCAAGATGGGCGAGTGGTGTTTGGGGTAACAGTCGTGCTTGAGAATCTGGATACTGATGAGCAGTGCCGTTATAAGATTGTTGGTGATGATGAAGCAGATTTTAAAATTAATAAAATCTCAGTTAACTCTCCGATTGCTCGTGGCTTGATCGGTAAGTCAGAAGGTGATGAAGCTAAAATCCAAACGCCAAGTGGTTTGGTGGAATTTGAAATTCTAGAAGTTATCTACGAATAA
- a CDS encoding SirB2 family protein, which translates to MKHLHLLMVVITLGLFLYHAIVVLMGKKVAVSRYLTIMTHISLLLLVVSGLYMLAVWYQFTAMWAIAKLILLIVAVSASMKAMRATATKAQAKFGMFIALIAYGAILVLAVKKPILLLF; encoded by the coding sequence ATGAAACATCTGCATTTATTGATGGTCGTGATAACGCTTGGGCTTTTTTTGTACCATGCGATTGTAGTTTTGATGGGTAAGAAGGTAGCAGTATCTCGTTATCTGACCATCATGACACACATTTCATTGTTATTGCTTGTGGTGAGTGGTCTTTATATGTTGGCGGTATGGTATCAATTCACTGCAATGTGGGCGATTGCCAAGCTGATTTTATTGATTGTTGCAGTATCTGCCAGCATGAAAGCAATGAGAGCGACTGCGACAAAAGCTCAGGCAAAATTTGGCATGTTCATTGCACTGATTGCTTATGGTGCAATCTTAGTACTGGCGGTCAAAAAACCAATTTTGTTATTATTTTAA
- a CDS encoding M23 family metallopeptidase gives MNVLKQKAFNRVMIVSSVAAIVALTGCASKPTYHPNSKSTKNYSGPNRYLVRQGDTVSKIAERYGVEWRQIARLNNLDSDYTIYVGQWLTLWEKAELAPTKRTPPPVQSQVKAIPQQPIYTPRPNQVAPIVVNTPKPQISQNKPKPVIVNTPVSSTGVAPIVGSAGLMQFTYPVSKNNPVVRRFGTNTIGNKSVTSDGMWFAGNGGDLVFASRSGVVTHVDGNGVAGAMVMIRHDDGFTSSYIHIKDAGVRVGQSVIAGQQIAKMREQGSAALLEFRVAKNGVYVDPLMVLK, from the coding sequence ATGAATGTATTAAAACAAAAGGCTTTCAATCGTGTCATGATAGTGTCAAGCGTGGCAGCTATTGTGGCATTGACAGGGTGTGCTAGTAAGCCCACCTACCACCCAAATTCTAAATCAACCAAAAATTACAGCGGACCTAACCGATACCTTGTGCGTCAAGGCGATACAGTTAGTAAGATTGCTGAGCGTTATGGCGTGGAGTGGCGTCAAATTGCACGACTAAATAACTTAGATAGTGATTATACCATTTATGTTGGGCAATGGCTTACTTTATGGGAGAAAGCTGAGTTGGCACCTACTAAGCGTACACCGCCACCTGTTCAATCTCAAGTCAAAGCAATACCGCAACAACCGATTTATACCCCAAGACCAAATCAAGTAGCCCCCATTGTGGTTAATACGCCTAAGCCGCAAATCTCTCAAAATAAGCCAAAACCTGTTATTGTTAATACACCTGTATCATCAACAGGTGTAGCACCAATCGTGGGCAGTGCAGGACTAATGCAGTTCACATACCCAGTATCAAAGAATAATCCTGTGGTACGCCGTTTTGGAACCAACACCATTGGTAATAAATCAGTAACCAGTGATGGTATGTGGTTTGCAGGCAATGGCGGTGATTTGGTTTTTGCCAGTCGCTCAGGGGTGGTAACGCATGTAGATGGTAATGGTGTGGCAGGTGCTATGGTGATGATTCGTCATGATGATGGCTTTACAAGCAGTTATATCCATATCAAGGATGCAGGTGTCAGGGTGGGTCAGTCTGTTATAGCAGGGCAACAAATTGCTAAAATGCGTGAACAAGGTTCTGCAGCATTGCTTGAGTTTCGTGTCGCTAAAAATGGCGTATATGTTGATCCTTTGATGGTTCTTAAGTAG